Proteins encoded together in one candidate division WOR-3 bacterium window:
- a CDS encoding DNA/RNA non-specific endonuclease: MRRLITLCLLSLCLLGASGDSSLHPYGMPASQEPNLKVLHYRAFDCGYLPRAKISLWVSYLYHHRAGLNRPRYQGKFMPDTFRLKKSEAAFPAVYESVPRFIRHQLDKGHLAPDAAIKVFGTEAQKETYFLTNIIPQFASTNRFIWAALEKKIRDCAGVKDTVWVTVGPVFYRNRDTIWLGTHQVPIPHACYCVVFRRPAELLAFVVPNDSIRRTGKHLPQFLVSVESVEKLTGLDLFPGLAPARGKQTQPVKPKKIGRFRP, from the coding sequence GTGAGACGGCTTATTACCCTTTGTCTCTTATCCCTCTGCCTTCTTGGCGCATCAGGAGATTCATCGCTCCACCCTTATGGAATGCCCGCTTCTCAGGAACCAAACTTAAAAGTCCTGCACTATCGGGCGTTTGACTGCGGCTATTTGCCCCGGGCGAAAATCTCCCTCTGGGTATCCTACCTTTATCATCATCGCGCCGGACTTAACCGACCCCGTTATCAGGGCAAGTTTATGCCCGACACCTTCCGGTTAAAAAAATCCGAAGCCGCATTCCCGGCGGTTTACGAATCTGTGCCCCGATTTATTCGCCATCAACTGGACAAGGGACATCTCGCTCCCGATGCTGCGATCAAGGTGTTCGGCACCGAGGCGCAAAAGGAAACTTACTTCCTCACCAACATCATCCCTCAGTTTGCCAGCACCAACCGCTTCATCTGGGCAGCACTGGAGAAAAAAATTCGGGATTGCGCCGGTGTAAAAGACACCGTTTGGGTAACGGTCGGTCCGGTCTTTTATCGGAACCGCGACACCATCTGGCTCGGCACCCATCAGGTGCCCATTCCCCACGCCTGTTACTGCGTGGTGTTCAGGCGACCAGCCGAACTTCTCGCCTTTGTCGTCCCGAACGACTCAATCCGGCGCACCGGCAAGCACCTGCCCCAGTTTCTCGTCAGTGTGGAGTCGGTAGAGAAGTTGACCGGTCTTGACCTTTTCCCCGGTCTGGCGCCCGCTCGCGGAAAACAGACCCAACCGGTAAAACCGAAAAAAATTGGGCGATTTCGTCCTTAA